The Clostridium sporogenes region AATTTTTATTTATTAAATAATATTCATATAATCTTTCTATAGCAACATCCAAAGGTGTAAATTTTATTTCTCCAATCTCATCTAATAGCCTATAATTACTACCTGTATATTCTGGCTTTAATCCATTTTTTTTTATTATGATATCTAAATTTTTATTACTTACAAAAATTATTCTTTTAGCAATGTTTAATAAATCTATTCTTTTCCCTGTACAGACATTATAGTGTTTTCTTTTTGGTGTATTTTCAATAAAAAACTTCATAATTTGTACTAAATCATCTACATAAAGGTAGTCAAAATATACATTTTGTCTTATTGTTATTGGTAAATCATAAATACATCTACAAATGGCATTTGATATAAATCTTCTTTCCCATTCCTCATATTTACCAAATACACCAAATAGTCTAAGATTATATATATTATTATCTTGTTCTGATATTCTGGACATTACATATTTAGAAAATCCATAAGCATCAGAAGGAATGTATTCCCCAAAATATTCCTCATTCATCATAGGTCTATAGTTATTCATG contains the following coding sequences:
- a CDS encoding NAD-dependent epimerase/dehydratase family protein is translated as MKKILITGSNGFIGKNLVDNLSNLYDVCAPKREELDLLNTNIVEKYLKLNKFDVIIHAANTNSTRNIKTTNYEVLDRNLKMFFNLERCKEHYGKMYYFGSGAEYDMNNYRPMMNEEYFGEYIPSDAYGFSKYVMSRISEQDNNIYNLRLFGVFGKYEEWERRFISNAICRCIYDLPITIRQNVYFDYLYVDDLVQIMKFFIENTPKRKHYNVCTGKRIDLLNIAKRIIFVSNKNLDIIIKKNGLKPEYTGSNYRLLDEIGEIKFTPLDVAIERLYEYYLINKNYISIKKMIE